A window of the Kosakonia radicincitans DSM 16656 genome harbors these coding sequences:
- a CDS encoding putative Ig domain-containing protein produces MLEARMLFDGAVAATVETAVTQNTATQTAASTDSGQSGQSTTDTTSHNTDATSNVDTTAHNTDTQNSKTVADSSVAVATGSATHKEVVFIDTAVADYQQLARGVKDGVEVVLLDADKDGLSQIMQWAQTHTGYDAIHIISNGGEGRLTLGGVTLTDSMLATRSTDLTTIGQSLTESGDILLYGCNVAQGTQGQTFISNLAALTGADVAASTDLTGSTALKGDWMLESQVGQITTDIAITAATQRDYTHVLDTFTFETGTGGGGGNNQTWQEGGYTLHFDFVGNVLSGLNSDGNSLIYDVQTDGSSSSNSLTFTISIPGYVFDLSSLDLLNADGTGNMNYTISSSKSTSGDNQSGVLPFPGSVSYTTISGFNGNFVGVSSITITTSGTNEYYLDNLVLNNIHAASSVDATSTVTAGPSGEATTFSTTATSAASATSLLDFTLTDLGTSDGSATNVSQFYANVSGTATSSELSKMTFLLSGPDATNVVGTYDSSTGRITFSSLNLSVADNSSETYTIKAYYNDNTSSNDITDHHTVILSVNASNFTTVSGGSTFASSQANVNNGSGASIDVAATKLIYSQSPSTSVVSGINFTTQPVVIAVDDRGNIDTDFNGSVTLSENGSGSLTGTTQATASNGIATFSGVKYTSASDGDANFVLTAAAGSLVSATSASLNPDVVATRLVFSTQPVPTAIQNGQSAIFTTVPVVQAVDANGMVDQDYTTNIVLSVTDPNDSVVDGTVNSLAVTSGDNDASATTVTLTPSGGIATYTGLIIQYTNSGSINTLALRATSGSLTAVNSSSITSTTNTAPVFSNLNGGATFTEKGSAVVMDSDVTVADTELDIQGNYNGASVSIARNGGANSVDTFGNSGLLGALTQGQNFTYNGTTVGSVTANSSGTLTLTFNSNATAAIVNAVLQSLTYANSSDDPPSSVTLNWTFNDGSLNSSGTNQAVLSITPVNDAPVISNTSVSKTFNEDSAQTFSVADFGFSDVDSSDTLQSITIVTAPTAGELFIDANNDGVRGGGDTLLGNGSVVSAADISKLTFRPTANANGAGYASFTWQVSDGTALSSNTGTMTLNVTPVNDAPIISNTSVSKTINEDSAQTFSAADFGFSDVDNGDTLQSITIVTAPTAGELFIDANNDGVRGGGDTLLGNGSVVSAADISKLTFRPTANANGTGYASFTWQVSDGTALSANTGTMTLNVTPVNDAPTLSSGATVTLTSTTEDVTSSATTVSSLLNSAGYGDVDSGASSGIAITATVGNGGWQYSTDSGANWFNIGTVSSSAALLLGSTAQLRYVPDSANGETATLSFSAWDQTSGTATAGSSKGLADTSTSGGSSAFSANSAQASLMVTSVNDAPSMGSTVSPQSATKDTVFSFAVPAGTFVDVDSGDTLTLSATLADGSALPAWLSFNPSTRTFSGTPGYSDVGNLTIRITATDGSNASVSTTFGLTVNNSNLPPVVSIPMDEQSIAQNGSFNFTVPAGTFTDPDIGDTLTLSATLADGSALPAWLSFEPATRTFSGTPGNGDVGNLTIRVTATDGSNASVSTTFGLVVTNVNDAPVIGATIAPQSIAQDGSLSFTVPAGTFVDPDGDPLTLSATLANGNPLPAWLHFDPATGSFSGTPGNADVGNLNIRITASDGSASVSTSFSLMVTNVNDAPVLSTPIPPQSVAQDGSFNLTVPAGTFVDPDGDTLTLSATQADGSALPAWLRFDPAKGSFSGTPGNADIGSLVIRVTATDAGNTSISTTFSLTVTRAGITSGDPQFRISDGTNGPRPVDSQTPTIQPQEAAAPPLNILITPASLGSFNAGRTAGSGSMMASIFGASSDGASGRDATKSEVANVFGPGSSFGSHFESSLGSFPSFNKDPALGGSSSLASVFSGIYLPSLTPMEVFTGGSWKDINLHAQGVTEQGQEQATAAFIPSFHRQLQHIGDAEGQRLSAIEQALYDLGQQQG; encoded by the coding sequence ATGCTGGAAGCGCGTATGTTGTTTGATGGTGCGGTCGCCGCCACGGTTGAGACTGCTGTCACTCAAAATACAGCGACACAGACAGCCGCGTCGACGGACAGCGGCCAGTCTGGCCAAAGTACCACCGATACAACCAGCCACAATACCGATGCAACGAGCAATGTTGATACAACCGCCCACAATACTGATACCCAGAATTCGAAGACCGTAGCAGACAGTAGCGTTGCGGTTGCGACCGGCAGTGCCACGCATAAAGAAGTGGTGTTTATTGACACCGCAGTGGCAGATTACCAGCAACTGGCCCGCGGCGTGAAAGACGGGGTTGAGGTGGTGCTGCTGGATGCCGACAAAGATGGGTTAAGCCAGATAATGCAATGGGCGCAAACCCACACGGGTTACGACGCCATCCATATCATCAGCAATGGTGGCGAAGGCCGACTGACGCTTGGGGGCGTCACATTGACCGACAGTATGCTCGCTACGAGAAGTACTGATCTGACCACTATCGGCCAGTCGCTGACTGAGTCCGGCGATATCCTGCTTTATGGCTGTAATGTGGCGCAAGGAACACAAGGGCAGACTTTTATTAGCAACCTGGCAGCGCTCACCGGAGCTGATGTGGCTGCGTCCACTGACCTGACCGGGTCGACAGCGTTAAAAGGCGACTGGATGCTGGAATCGCAAGTCGGTCAGATCACTACTGACATTGCGATAACCGCCGCCACACAGAGGGATTATACCCACGTGCTGGATACCTTTACGTTTGAGACAGGTACTGGCGGCGGTGGCGGCAATAACCAGACCTGGCAGGAAGGGGGATATACCCTACATTTCGATTTTGTCGGAAACGTGCTCTCTGGGCTAAACAGTGACGGCAATAGCCTGATCTATGACGTGCAAACGGATGGATCCAGTTCGTCAAATTCGCTGACCTTCACCATCAGCATTCCCGGCTATGTTTTTGATTTATCTTCACTGGACTTATTGAATGCCGATGGCACCGGCAACATGAATTACACGATTTCATCCAGTAAATCGACCAGTGGGGACAATCAGAGTGGAGTACTGCCATTCCCCGGGAGCGTGTCTTATACCACTATCAGCGGCTTTAACGGCAATTTTGTCGGCGTTTCTTCCATTACCATTACGACATCCGGTACCAATGAGTACTATCTGGATAACCTGGTATTGAACAATATTCATGCCGCCTCTTCGGTAGATGCGACATCGACCGTAACCGCTGGGCCATCTGGCGAAGCAACGACATTTTCCACTACCGCGACGTCAGCGGCCAGCGCCACCTCGCTGCTGGACTTTACCCTTACTGACCTCGGCACGTCTGATGGTTCGGCCACCAATGTCAGCCAATTCTACGCTAACGTCAGTGGTACGGCGACATCATCAGAATTGAGCAAGATGACGTTCCTGCTCAGTGGCCCGGATGCCACTAACGTCGTCGGCACGTACGACAGCAGCACCGGCAGAATCACGTTTTCCAGCTTAAACCTGTCGGTTGCGGATAACAGCAGTGAAACTTACACCATCAAGGCGTATTACAACGACAATACCAGCAGTAACGACATCACCGATCACCACACGGTAATATTGTCGGTAAATGCCAGCAATTTCACCACGGTCTCCGGCGGTTCAACGTTCGCCAGTAGTCAGGCCAACGTGAACAACGGCAGTGGTGCCAGCATTGATGTGGCAGCAACCAAACTCATTTATAGCCAATCGCCGTCCACCTCAGTGGTCAGTGGCATTAACTTCACCACCCAGCCGGTGGTGATTGCCGTTGACGATCGCGGCAATATCGATACTGATTTTAACGGTTCAGTGACATTAAGCGAAAATGGTAGCGGCTCGCTGACGGGCACCACTCAGGCGACCGCCTCAAACGGTATTGCTACCTTTAGCGGTGTGAAGTACACCTCGGCCAGTGATGGTGATGCTAACTTCGTGCTGACGGCGGCGGCCGGTAGCCTGGTCAGCGCCACATCTGCATCGCTCAATCCGGATGTGGTGGCGACGCGACTGGTTTTTTCCACCCAGCCCGTTCCCACGGCGATTCAGAATGGACAAAGTGCCATTTTTACCACTGTGCCGGTAGTACAGGCGGTCGATGCGAATGGCATGGTGGATCAGGACTACACCACCAATATCGTGCTCTCAGTGACTGACCCTAACGACAGCGTCGTCGATGGTACGGTCAATAGCCTGGCGGTCACCTCCGGGGATAATGATGCCAGCGCTACGACGGTAACATTAACGCCGTCTGGCGGTATCGCCACCTACACCGGGCTTATCATACAGTACACCAACAGCGGTAGTATCAATACGCTGGCACTGCGCGCCACGTCAGGTAGCCTGACGGCGGTCAACAGTTCGTCGATAACCTCAACCACCAACACCGCCCCCGTCTTCAGCAACCTCAATGGCGGCGCGACCTTTACTGAAAAAGGCAGTGCAGTGGTGATGGACAGCGATGTCACTGTTGCCGATACCGAGCTGGATATTCAGGGCAACTATAACGGAGCCTCTGTTTCAATCGCCCGTAACGGCGGGGCGAACAGTGTCGATACCTTCGGCAATAGCGGACTGTTGGGGGCACTGACTCAAGGGCAAAACTTCACCTATAACGGTACGACGGTGGGCAGTGTCACGGCGAATTCCTCAGGCACGCTGACGCTGACGTTCAATAGCAATGCAACGGCGGCGATAGTGAATGCGGTGCTGCAATCCCTGACCTATGCCAACAGTTCTGACGATCCACCGTCCAGCGTGACGCTTAACTGGACCTTTAATGACGGTTCGCTCAACAGTAGCGGCACCAATCAGGCGGTGCTGAGTATCACGCCGGTCAACGACGCACCGGTCATCAGCAATACGTCGGTCAGCAAGACTTTCAATGAGGATAGCGCCCAGACCTTTAGCGTTGCCGATTTTGGTTTCAGTGATGTGGACAGTAGCGACACCCTGCAATCCATCACTATCGTCACAGCACCAACCGCGGGTGAGCTGTTTATTGACGCGAACAACGACGGTGTACGTGGCGGCGGCGATACATTACTGGGCAATGGTTCGGTGGTCAGCGCGGCTGATATCAGCAAACTGACCTTCCGCCCGACCGCAAATGCCAACGGTGCGGGTTATGCCTCCTTTACCTGGCAGGTCAGCGATGGCACGGCGTTGTCCAGCAATACCGGAACAATGACCCTTAACGTAACGCCAGTTAACGATGCGCCGATCATCAGCAATACGTCAGTCAGTAAAACCATCAATGAGGATAGCGCCCAGACCTTTAGCGCCGCAGATTTTGGTTTCAGCGATGTGGACAACGGCGACACCCTGCAATCCATCACTATCGTCACAGCACCAACCGCGGGTGAGCTGTTTATTGACGCGAACAACGACGGTGTACGTGGCGGTGGCGATACATTACTGGGCAATGGTTCGGTGGTCAGCGCGGCTGATATCAGCAAACTGACCTTCCGCCCGACCGCGAACGCCAACGGCACGGGTTATGCCTCCTTTACCTGGCAGGTCAGCGATGGCACGGCGTTGTCCGCTAATACAGGAACGATGACCCTTAACGTAACGCCGGTTAACGATGCGCCAACGTTATCCAGCGGTGCGACGGTCACTCTGACATCCACAACGGAAGATGTAACATCGTCTGCCACCACAGTATCGTCATTGCTCAACAGTGCGGGTTATGGGGATGTCGACAGCGGAGCGTCCAGCGGCATTGCGATTACGGCGACAGTAGGGAACGGTGGCTGGCAGTATTCCACCGATAGCGGAGCTAACTGGTTCAATATCGGCACGGTATCCAGTTCAGCAGCCCTGCTGCTCGGGTCAACGGCACAGTTGCGTTATGTACCGGACAGCGCCAATGGTGAAACCGCAACCCTGAGTTTCAGCGCGTGGGATCAGACCAGTGGTACGGCGACGGCAGGTAGCAGCAAAGGTCTTGCGGATACCTCGACCTCTGGCGGCAGCAGTGCGTTCTCCGCCAATAGTGCACAGGCGTCGTTGATGGTAACCAGCGTGAATGATGCCCCTAGCATGGGAAGCACGGTCAGTCCTCAAAGCGCCACCAAAGATACAGTGTTCAGCTTCGCCGTGCCTGCCGGTACTTTTGTCGATGTGGATAGCGGTGATACGTTGACCCTGAGCGCGACGCTGGCCGATGGCTCGGCACTGCCCGCCTGGCTGAGCTTTAATCCTTCGACCCGTACCTTCTCTGGCACCCCGGGCTACAGTGATGTCGGCAACCTGACGATTCGTATAACCGCGACTGACGGCAGTAATGCCTCGGTCAGCACCACCTTTGGGCTGACGGTGAATAACAGTAATCTCCCGCCCGTGGTGTCCATCCCGATGGACGAACAGTCCATCGCACAAAATGGCAGCTTTAACTTCACTGTTCCTGCGGGAACCTTTACCGACCCGGATATCGGCGACACACTGACCCTGAGCGCGACGCTAGCCGATGGCTCGGCACTGCCCGCCTGGCTGAGCTTCGAGCCGGCCACAAGAACCTTCTCCGGTACGCCGGGTAATGGCGACGTGGGCAATCTGACCATTCGGGTGACGGCAACCGATGGCAGCAATGCGTCGGTCAGCACCACTTTCGGGCTGGTCGTCACCAACGTGAACGATGCGCCGGTTATCGGCGCGACGATTGCGCCGCAGAGCATTGCGCAGGACGGCAGTCTGAGTTTTACCGTACCTGCGGGCACCTTTGTCGACCCGGACGGTGACCCGCTGACCCTGAGCGCCACCCTGGCAAATGGCAACCCGCTGCCTGCGTGGCTGCACTTCGATCCCGCGACAGGCTCGTTTTCCGGCACGCCGGGGAATGCGGATGTCGGCAACCTGAATATTCGTATCACCGCCAGCGATGGCAGCGCCTCGGTCAGCACCAGTTTTAGCCTGATGGTCACCAATGTGAACGATGCCCCGGTGCTCAGTACGCCGATCCCGCCGCAGAGCGTGGCGCAAGACGGCAGCTTTAACCTCACCGTCCCGGCTGGCACCTTTGTCGATCCGGATGGCGACACCTTAACTCTGAGCGCGACGCAGGCGGACGGTTCCGCACTGCCTGCCTGGTTGCGCTTCGATCCCGCGAAAGGCTCGTTTTCTGGCACACCGGGCAACGCCGATATCGGTAGTCTGGTCATTCGGGTTACCGCGACCGATGCCGGGAACACGTCAATCAGCACCACCTTTAGCCTGACGGTTACCCGCGCAGGCATTACCAGCGGCGATCCGCAGTTCCGTATTTCAGATGGTACGAACGGACCACGTCCGGTGGACAGCCAAACACCCACTATCCAGCCTCAGGAGGCTGCCGCACCGCCGCTCAACATATTGATTACCCCCGCCTCTCTCGGCAGCTTTAATGCCGGACGCACCGCCGGGAGCGGTTCGATGATGGCCTCCATCTTCGGTGCCAGCAGCGATGGGGCAAGCGGGAGGGATGCGACGAAGAGCGAAGTGGCGAATGTCTTTGGGCCCGGTTCATCGTTCGGCAGCCATTTTGAGAGTTCGCTGGGCTCATTCCCCAGCTTTAACAAAGATCCGGCGCTGGGTGGCAGCTCGTCGCTGGCCAGCGTTTTCTCCGGCATTTATCTGCCTTCACTGACTCCGATGGAAGTGTTTACTGGCGGTAGCTGGAAAGATATCAACCTGCATGCACAGGGAGTGACAGAACAGGGGCAAGAACAGGCGACAGCCGCGTTTATCCCATCGTTCCACCGGCAATTACAACACATTGGCGATGCTGAAGGACAACGTCTGTCAGCCATTGAACAGGCGTTGTACGACCTGGGCCAGCAGCAGGGCTAA